In one Lysobacter alkalisoli genomic region, the following are encoded:
- the rplL gene encoding 50S ribosomal protein L7/L12, with amino-acid sequence MSLSNEQIIEAIAGKTLVEVMELVKAMEEKFGVSAAAPVAVAAAPAAGGAAAAEEQTEFTVVLKAAGEKKVEAIKVVRAITGLGLKEAKDLVEGAPKDVKEGVSKEEAEKLKKDLEAAGATVELK; translated from the coding sequence ATGTCCCTGTCCAACGAGCAGATCATCGAAGCGATCGCCGGCAAGACCCTCGTCGAGGTGATGGAGCTGGTGAAGGCGATGGAAGAGAAGTTCGGCGTTTCCGCCGCCGCTCCGGTTGCCGTGGCTGCCGCCCCGGCCGCCGGTGGCGCCGCCGCTGCCGAGGAGCAGACCGAGTTCACCGTCGTGCTGAAGGCCGCCGGCGAGAAGAAGGTCGAAGCCATCAAGGTCGTCCGCGCCATCACCGGCCTGGGCCTGAAGGAAGCCAAGGACCTGGTCGAAGGCGCCCCGAAGGACGTGAAGGAAGGCGTGTCGAAGGAAGAGGCCGAGAAGCTGAAGAAGGATCTCGAGGCCGCCGGCGCGACCGTCGAGCTGAAGTAA
- the rplJ gene encoding 50S ribosomal protein L10 has translation MALNLTQKQEVVAELAEVATKAHSLVASEYLGLTAGQLTDLRKKARESGVFLKVAKNTLVSRAVENTDYAVVQDDLVGPLMYAFSQEDPGAAGRLIKEFAKANDKLKPRIVAIGGQKYPGTHVDVLASLPTREEALSMLLSVMVQPATQLVRLLSEPASQVTRVINAAGQAKAA, from the coding sequence ATGGCTCTCAATCTGACACAGAAGCAGGAAGTCGTTGCCGAACTGGCCGAAGTCGCCACCAAGGCGCATTCGCTGGTCGCTTCGGAGTACCTGGGTCTCACGGCAGGTCAGTTGACCGACCTGCGCAAGAAGGCTCGTGAATCGGGCGTGTTCCTGAAGGTTGCGAAGAACACGCTGGTTTCCCGCGCGGTGGAGAACACCGACTATGCGGTCGTCCAGGACGACCTGGTCGGTCCGCTGATGTATGCCTTCTCGCAGGAAGACCCCGGTGCGGCCGGACGTCTGATCAAGGAGTTCGCCAAGGCGAACGACAAGCTGAAGCCGCGCATCGTCGCGATCGGCGGACAGAAGTACCCGGGCACCCATGTGGATGTCCTGGCTTCGCTGCCGACCCGTGAGGAAGCGTTGTCGATGCTGCTCAGCGTCATGGTCCAGCCCGCCACCCAGCTGGTCCGCTTGCTCAGCGAACCGGCCTCGCAGGTCACCCGCGTCATCAACGCGGCCGGCCAGGCGAAGGCGGCCTAA
- the rplA gene encoding 50S ribosomal protein L1, with amino-acid sequence MTMTKREKAIKAAVVPGKAYAFDDAIKIIKTATKAKFVESVDVAVRLGVDAKKSDQQVRGSTVLPAGTGKSVRVAVFAPAGAKTEEALAAGADIVGMDDLAEKMQAGDLNYDVVIATPDAMRVVGKLGQLLGPRGLMPNPKVGTVSPNPGEAVKNAKGGQVRYRTDKAGIIHCTIGKADFDDGSLKGNLEALLADLIKAKPATAKGQYLQKVSISSTMGPGVTVDQSSLSLK; translated from the coding sequence ATGACAATGACCAAGCGCGAAAAGGCCATCAAGGCTGCCGTCGTCCCGGGCAAGGCATACGCCTTCGACGACGCGATCAAGATCATCAAGACCGCCACCAAGGCCAAGTTCGTCGAGTCTGTCGACGTGGCCGTGCGTCTCGGCGTGGATGCGAAGAAGTCCGACCAGCAGGTCCGCGGCTCGACCGTACTGCCTGCCGGTACCGGCAAGTCGGTCCGTGTGGCCGTGTTCGCCCCGGCGGGTGCCAAGACCGAAGAAGCCCTGGCCGCCGGTGCCGACATCGTCGGCATGGACGATCTGGCCGAGAAGATGCAGGCCGGCGACCTGAACTATGACGTCGTGATCGCGACCCCGGATGCCATGCGTGTCGTCGGCAAGCTGGGCCAGCTGCTCGGTCCGCGCGGCCTGATGCCGAACCCGAAGGTCGGCACCGTGTCCCCGAACCCGGGCGAGGCGGTGAAGAACGCCAAGGGTGGACAGGTCCGCTACCGCACCGACAAGGCCGGCATCATCCACTGCACGATCGGCAAGGCCGACTTCGACGACGGCTCGCTGAAGGGCAACCTGGAGGCGCTGCTGGCCGACCTGATCAAGGCCAAGCCGGCGACCGCCAAGGGCCAGTACCTGCAGAAGGTGTCGATCAGCTCGACGATGGGTCCGGGCGTCACCGTCGACCAGTCGTCGCTGTCACTGAAATAA